In Salvelinus sp. IW2-2015 linkage group LG23, ASM291031v2, whole genome shotgun sequence, a genomic segment contains:
- the LOC111950692 gene encoding collagenase 3 has protein sequence MKTFNLCLLLINLAIVVYSLPISPPSKEDEAFAETYLKRFFNLTEETGPAFKRGPSQQSRKVSEMQNFFGLQVTGTLDAETVTMMKKPRCGVPDVQLSRFTTFDNRKWQTNQVTYRIENYTPDMSEAEVDNSIERALQVWAKVSPLRFTRIYSGIADIRISFGTRNHGDFYPFDGPDGTLAHAFSPGADIGGDAHFDDDESFSFSSTRGYNLFLVAAHEFGHSLGLSHSTDPGALMYPVYSYTDPSTFSLPRDDVNGIQYIYGPNTDVNPNPDKPDPTPPSTPNACDPTLVLDAVTTLRGEKMFFKGRFFWRSYSQSSKPQQNLIKNFWPELPDNINAAYESQLSDRVFLFKDSQVWALYGYDIVPGYPRNLNSLGLPSTVKKVDAALYDVDSRKTLFFVDDNYYSYDEAMKRMDKGFPKRVDEGFPGMTSKVTAAFQVRGFTYLYSGSYMFEYSMRTRRQLRVLGNNYFLPC, from the exons ATGAAGACTTTCAATCTGTGCTTACTACTAATCAACCTGGCAATAGTGGTTTACTCTTTGCCAATATCGCCACCTAGTAAAGAAGATGAAGCCTTTGCAGAG ACGTACCTGAAGAGGTTCTTTAACCTGACAGAGGAGACGGGTCCTGCGTTCAAACGGGGGCCCAGCCAGCAGAGCAGGAAGGTCAGCGAGATGCAAAATTTCTTTGGTCTCCAGGTGACAGGAACCTTGGACGCTGAGACTGTGACGATGATGAAGAAGCCACGCTGTGGGGTACCTGATGTCCAACTCAGCCGCTTCACCACCTTCGACAATCGCAAGTGGCAGACCAACCAGGTTACCTACAG GATTGAGAACTACACCCCTGACATGTCTGAGGCTGAGGTGGACAACTCCATAGAGAGAGCACTACAGGTGTGGGCCAAGGTCTCCCCCCTGAGGTTCACCCGCATCTACAGCGGCATTGCTGACATCAGGATCTCCTTCGGCACCAGAA ATCATGGTGATTTTTACCCCTTCGATGGCCCTGATGGCACCCTGGCCCATGCCTTCTCCCCCGGCGCTGACATTGGAGGAGATGCTCATTTTGACGATGATGAGTccttcagcttcagctcaacCAGAG GGTACAACCTGTTCTTGGTGGCTGCCCATGAGTTTGGCCATTCCCTTGGTCTCAGCCACTCCACCGACCCTGGAGCGCTGATGTACCCAGTGTACAGCTACACAGACCCCAGCACCTTCTCTCTGCCCCGCGATGACGTCAACGGTATCCAGTACATCTATG GTCCAAACACAGATGTGAACCCCAACCCAGACAAGCCAGATCCTACACCCCCTTCCACCCCTAATGCCTGTGACCCCACCCTAGTTTTGGATGCTGTCACCACTCTGCGTGGGGAGAAGATGTTCTTCAAGGGCAG GTTCTTCTGGCGTAGCTACTCTCAGAGCAGCAAACCACAACAGAACCTCATCAAGAACTTCTGGCCCGAACTCCCCGACAACATCAATGCTGCTTACGAGAGCCAGCTATCTGACAGAGTGTTCCTCTTCAAAG ATAGTCAGGTCTGGGCTCTCTACGGCTATGACATCGTCCCCGGTTATCCCAGAAACCTGAACAGCTTGGGTCTGCCCAGTACCGTGAAAAAAGTTGACGCTGCCCTGTATGATGTAGATTCTCGCAAGACCTTGTTCTTCGTTGATGACAACTACTACAG TTACGACGAGGCAATGAAAAGGATGGACAAAGGTTTCCCCAAGCGTGTTGATGAAGGGTTCCCAGGCATGACAAGCAAAGTGACTGCAGCCTTCCAAGTCCGAG GCTTTACCTACCTCTATAGTGGCTCCTACATGTTTGAGTACAGCATGAGGACCAGGAGACAGTTACGCGTGCTAGGAAACAACTACTTCCTGCCCTGTTAG